The sequence below is a genomic window from Mytilus edulis unplaced genomic scaffold, xbMytEdul2.2 SCAFFOLD_1842, whole genome shotgun sequence.
ATGTATGCTCTAGTTTAGGTCTTACTATATAAACATGTAGCTAGTACCTGGTAAGTCTgggttttatcatgtttattcaagTGTTTTGAgactttatttataaattttgtttcagAAAACCAAGTGATTTATTTGAGATTAGAAGTCAAAAGTTAAACTTCACTTGAGTGATGGGTCGAAGTACCCACTTCGAGTGACGACATAGCGAACTATGtcgtagatgtagatgtagaGTGTTGGGCGATTTTTGCAGTGGGGCGACTTGACTTGCTTCCTTTACAAGGTAAAACAAGCCTCATATTTACGAAATGCACCTTATATGTTTTGAATTCGATTTTACAACTTTtctccttttctttttcttttcattttcctcTGGACCAGATAAATAACGTTTTAAATACTCCGCTTTGCTAATTTCTGCCATTCGTTTTGCGCTCTTCAATCTCCTTTTAGTATGGTAAAGTGTTCATTTTCGAAATACGTACTTTTTAATGCCccaatttatttcaaaaagaagatttctaattaaaaaaatatatagcaaaatttaattaatatttcaaataaagttcaaatgatgctaattttattttataattacaataCTCTATTATTTATGTTGCCCTGAAATATTATCAAATCTTATCTTTACTGTCCTGCATTAAAGTGAAAGTTGCAGTCTGTAGTGCAAGATGGATTTTAATATTCCATTAGACAAGCAGAATGTCATTGTTGAAAATAAAGGACGGAAAGAAAATGTATCACTGTTGGTAATGTATCgattatacctttatataacctGTTTCAGCTTTTAtagacacaactctccacaagagaccaaatgacaactatgtcaactataggtcaccgtatgactTTCAACTATGAACCTTTTACCACATTGTCAGCTATGAAAGGTCccgaaaagacaaatgtaaaacaacgaaaaaactaacgacctaatttatgtacaaaaaaatgaacaaaaaaatgaacgaaaaacaaatatgtgacatatcaataaaccacaaccactgaattacgaatccgggtccgtttgcgcccattcacgttcgcacccactcatgttcacaacctttcactttcacaccctacatgttcgcacccaaagttcgttcgcaccctacatgttcacagcccaatcttaattggttttgtgtttaataactttgtaagCAAGTGTATTCTAtttaagtataattgttgtcaaaataaagtgagacagcattttttcttcttctgttgaATGGTCATGTGAagaaatcttaatcatgttttggattttagtgtattggtaaaaaaaaaaataataatcctttctaaaaaAAGTGGGATTCTgccaacgttttattttgtgttgaataactcttaatcatgttttggttagtgttttgctataactttgtttcattgactagtttcaaaatgaagtgagattctgactacgtttttttgttgtgtgttgaataaattttatcatgttttggttataataatgttttgctatattttaattgattcctatattttattgtttcattgcatgtttcagatcaaagggaccaatgCAAGAagcaagctgttaaaaacaattatcttttgtgtttttcatttaaaatcttcaatgttttacataccaagctataaatacattcagtatttacaccaaagcaatttaaaactaCAATCATGactttccaattattcaactggaatttgagtTAAAATTGGGCGtgaacgtgtagagtgcgaatGGACCTTGGGTGTGAACATGCcaggtgcgaacatgtagggtgcgaaagtgtattggatGCGAACAATCCTGAtaccctgaattacaggctcctgactttggacaggcacatacatacagaatgtggtgggctGGTGGGGTTagacatgtaagcgggatcccaaccctacccttaatcatgtttatttgggacagtggtgtaacagtacaatataagaagaaactttaaaaatcagttgaaaaaggcttaacttgtcagatggatacaaatagaaatacatctaacaaaaacacaaagtggaAGTTACTGGTTACAAaatgtacttgtttatcccaacaacaaaaagacacttaggAGTTCGTACAGATCTGAGACTCCTCACAGTTATACTGACACAGTGACCATGGTGACAGCTACTTCAAAACcactaacaactaaaaaaaaaatttgtgcattaaagactaaattatcaatcattacacatccaacatccaatgaatttagtgtaaaaacATGACTTTGTAAGTATACTTACTAACTTAGGCTAAACTTTGTCTTTGACTAatatcatgtacatatatattatatgagacaGACCTTTTCtttgtaaaaatataatatatgccCACAGACATGACAAATATATGCCTAATATATGGAAGGTGTTAACTGGGAAAGAGAACTAATCCCATATACAATGAGGGGGGtaaggaggggtcctgatcccaaaatcctgggcttaaaaacatgaaatccagaggtccTAAATTTAATTATAGTTAAATCCTGGATCCCGAAATTTGTAAAacccgaaatcctgagcttaaaaacacccgatcccggagtcccgataaagatCCTATCCCCCCCTCTACAATGATGTAATtgattattcaaattatttttttaaaacttaacagtaaattataataattaaaccATCAATTAATTTTACATCTTACCAGTTATATGGCATTACAATATTTTAGATTTTGGCCCTTAATCATATGACATTGGTATTTGAAAATATTGAGGTTCAAACGTTCCAAAAAATCCACTTCATTTGATTTCTTGAAAAATTAATTCTTGGAATTTGACCCGAACTCGCCACAAtatagccttttttttttttgtgctgatGCAGTGTAAAGCAATTACCaacaaatcaaccaatcaatcttcTGAATCTAGATTTTGGATGTTGGACCTTAACCATGATAACAGGTGAATGTCCATTATAAATTTTGAAGTTCTAAGACCACACACATTTGTTCCGTGTCAGAAATAtgaattgtatttaattttagtAGTATTTTTTAACAGGATCCAAGGTGGAAAGAAGATTTAAAGTTTGTTTCCTATCAAGCACCGCCTGTAAATAATGGAGCAACTATGGAAGAATGGAAAGATAGACTGAACTTTATTTCTGAGGATCTACATTGGCTATTACAACAGCCCCATGATAAATTTTGGTGTCAGGTAGGCTGTTTCATTAAATATGAAAGTTAGATGTTTTTGTACATAGATGTACCtgttgtcatgataaaacaagcAAAAACTTGTTATGTCCCAGGCAtattattcaaatgtattttgtacatgtatggttAATGCATATACTTTTACATGTCACAAATTGTGCAGTCTAAACAGATTGTTTGTTAATTGAATTGATCCTCCTTTAACAGCAAATTACATAGACCAtatatacagtcgactctcgttatctcgaagtcagccggaccagagaaatatttcgagatacacatagttcgactcaaacgaaaacTGGAAGTTTGACAgaacaagggacacaactcttgcttagcttgataaagctaaaataaatctgGTTGACTATTAtaaggggatcgatattctggtatcagatcgatgtaaaatacttgtatgtcaaggtctttcattattataataacattatttttactttttcaattgTTTCAGTTACAACCTTTTCCTATGGCTTTTATCCgagagagtaatttccaatcgatAGTTCCGTTATTCAGGTTGTTCatagttgacaaaattgtttattctcggatacaagagaCTTTAGCAAATTTAGATTcctcttcattttgttttatctcactcttttttttcaaaagaaaatacaacaagattaaagacgctgattgagtagtttttaggtgatcatcaacggaagtcataatccttactttatacacacccaagttCAATAGTATAAATCACAATtaattattgttttgtaaacattttaaatactttttcatgaacattaacaatgcatcactaacatgactaattatttataaaaattctataaaagataatcttagatAAACACTcgtggaaatagcatgtcataaatcaatacagtggtcagtgactgGAAATTTatttacacgtgtattgtcagattaactcttcaatccatttaaatgccggaggtcatgttttgacatatgtgtactAGTTCGAgataaataataaattgttaatgcttttgttaaccttgggatcgtaaatttagttcgactcaactgAAATTTCGACTcttccaatttcgactcatcaggagtcgaattacatacatttatatgaaataaagttcgggaccaaaagttcgactcatccgaaatttcgagttaaccgagttcgagacaacgagagttaactgtatatagaatattgtaaaacatttacaacaacTATATCGTAAGCATTCTATATTTTCTATCAAAAGGAGATGAAACAAATGAatttatccttattttttcatGTCCATTCATTACTAAAGAAGTTGATAGAttagtaatcatggtaataactGTATATCACTGATCTTACATATCAACATTTAGGATTTAGAATAAGATAAAAGACTAAATGGCTCATACTTTTTTTAGGTACACATGTCTTCATACTGTTTATATAATCTTTTTCAAAATCAGACTGAATGTGTTGATCTAGAAAAAAAGCAGGGTATATATTCACACCCATGACATCAATATGTTATCGTTATGAACATGGATATAATATTTGCTGCAGAACATGCATGAAACATGTGTAATGTTTGTGACAAAACATGGCTATGATATTTGCTGCATGACATGTATGTAATAGTTGCTGCTGGACATGTATTAGATATTTGCTGTTGGACATGTATTAGATATTTGCTGTTggacatacatgtaatatttgctgCTGGGCATGAATTCAATATTTTTAGCAAGGAATACATGTACTATTTGCTGCTGgacatgtatgtaatatttgctgcTGGACATATATTAGATATTTgctattgtacatacatgtaatatttggtGCTGTACTATCATGTAATATTTTCCGCTGGGCATAAATCTGATATTTACTGCTGgaaatgcatgtaatatttgctgcTGAACAGGTATATGATATGTACATCTAGTCATGTATATAATGTTTGCTGTTGGACATATATTAGATATTTGCTATTGGACATACTTGTAATATTTGCTGCTGTACTATCATGTAATATTTTCCGCTGGGCATAAATCTGATATTTACTGCTGgaaatgcatgtaatatttgctgcTGAACAGGTTTATGATATGTACATCTAGTCATGTATATAATATTTGCTGTTGGACATTAAGTTGGGATTCATCAAT
It includes:
- the LOC139505397 gene encoding activating signal cointegrator 1 complex subunit 2-like, whose product is MDFNIPLDKQNVIVENKGRKENVSLLDPRWKEDLKFVSYQAPPVNNGATMEEWKDRLNFISEDLHWLLQQPHDKFWCQVIHDSTLQNLLDTYLRFSPRSYDVIYHLTDDIQSIHNEVHRLVFMTCLRMATFKESQVYKIVLFTVRF